A genomic region of Lachnoclostridium edouardi contains the following coding sequences:
- a CDS encoding response regulator transcription factor translates to MQNILVCDDDKQIVDAIDIYLAGEGFHIIKAYDGYEALELLETNEVDLLIVDVMMPGLDGIRTTLKVRETSSIPIIILSAKSEDTDKILGLNIGADDYITKPFNPLELVARVKSQLRRYTQLGNMNQQQESEHIFKCGGLQINDDNKEVMVDGELIKLTPIEYNILLLLVKNAGKVFSIDEIYEQIWNEEAIGADNTVAVHIRHIREKIEINPREPRYLKVVWGVGYKIEKQ, encoded by the coding sequence ATGCAGAATATTCTTGTCTGTGATGACGATAAACAAATTGTGGATGCCATTGACATTTACCTGGCAGGAGAAGGTTTTCATATTATAAAAGCTTATGATGGCTATGAAGCTTTAGAATTATTGGAAACAAATGAAGTAGATTTATTGATTGTGGATGTTATGATGCCTGGTCTGGACGGTATTCGCACCACTTTAAAGGTGCGGGAAACCAGCAGTATTCCTATTATAATTTTGTCTGCAAAATCTGAGGACACTGATAAAATTCTGGGACTGAATATTGGCGCCGACGATTATATTACAAAGCCCTTTAACCCTTTAGAGCTGGTGGCCAGAGTAAAATCTCAGTTAAGGCGTTATACTCAGCTGGGCAATATGAATCAGCAGCAGGAAAGCGAGCATATTTTTAAGTGCGGCGGACTTCAGATTAATGATGACAATAAAGAAGTTATGGTAGACGGGGAGTTGATTAAGTTAACTCCTATTGAATACAATATTCTGCTTCTTCTTGTAAAAAATGCAGGTAAGGTTTTTTCTATTGATGAAATTTATGAACAAATTTGGAACGAGGAAGCCATTGGAGCTGACAATACAGTAGCTGTACATATCCGTCATATCCGGGAAAAAATAGAGATCAATCCCAGAGAGCCCCGATATTTAAAGGTTGTTTGGGGCGTAGGATATAAAATCGAAAAACAATAG
- a CDS encoding sensor histidine kinase, with protein sequence MKKFTILILHLSFAVFALIGIGLMFSNSNYGRGLSWLTTESFEDSSLFQEKFQSDIRCIFDYVNYRDVFETNGELDFNKEIASISYMSLNTSETTYTLDELIRYAKAQGYYLDDDYQVQTVPIDDKIPSPDVRINWKAYQPVEILTEPADAIMSLADLSKEALTCLGNYYKVSNNLIGQPSNLYFQIYYQYTETDTSLFTNTPDLSVDQLKALGEYCYVSGSSLIVDSNFNIPPAGMSAMAESSNPYDNNNYYAIIALDTEYTQNDIYQDLEQVFYRAKIMYAAGVLCLFIGLAGCLITLYQIIHSITGRTLYYLDKITFENSLILCAICTVLALYVGDKVICKLLHTLFSIPHWNYIDMAVQTSIIYVFCLIEGLSIIRRYKAHTLWSNSMFRSFRKIASLYFLRKKFTIRLAVIYSLFLLTNLLLFGGIFIAAITSEGALGMSLSAVLGILLFLLDFWAFHNLFHSCWEHDKINEAIIGIADGNTSYQIDLELFTGKEKVLAQRINNIGMGLESALNEQVKSERLKADLITNVSHDIKTPLTSIINYVDLIKREKIQDPKIQSYLDILEQKSQRLKNLTEDLVEASKASSGNLKLEISDIDLVQLVQQTNGEFEEKFDSHHLELVTKIPETSIIIEADGRRLWRVLENLYNNTFKYAMENSRVYVDIETSSDNSQVFFTIKNVSASPLNISPDELTERFVRGDVARTTEGSGLGLSIAQSLTQLQGGTFEIIIDGDLFKVHISFPIKHESDKAEHQEI encoded by the coding sequence ATGAAAAAATTTACTATACTTATTTTACATTTGTCCTTTGCTGTGTTCGCGTTAATTGGTATTGGGCTAATGTTCTCAAACTCTAATTATGGCCGGGGACTTTCCTGGCTTACAACAGAAAGCTTTGAAGATTCCTCTTTGTTTCAGGAAAAATTTCAGTCTGATATTCGCTGTATCTTTGACTATGTAAATTACAGGGATGTTTTTGAGACAAATGGGGAGCTGGATTTTAACAAGGAAATCGCCAGTATTTCTTATATGAGTTTAAATACCTCGGAGACAACTTATACTTTAGATGAGTTAATCCGCTATGCAAAAGCTCAAGGGTATTATCTGGATGATGACTATCAGGTGCAGACAGTGCCCATAGACGACAAAATTCCTTCCCCTGATGTAAGGATCAATTGGAAAGCTTACCAGCCGGTAGAAATACTTACAGAACCAGCAGATGCTATTATGTCTCTGGCAGATTTATCGAAAGAAGCCTTAACCTGCCTGGGAAACTATTATAAAGTGAGCAATAATCTGATTGGACAGCCCTCTAACCTGTATTTTCAGATTTATTATCAGTACACGGAGACTGACACCAGCCTTTTCACAAATACCCCTGATTTGTCTGTGGATCAGTTGAAGGCTCTGGGAGAATATTGTTATGTAAGCGGCTCCTCCCTGATTGTGGATTCTAATTTTAATATTCCTCCGGCAGGCATGTCCGCTATGGCTGAATCCAGCAATCCTTACGATAATAACAATTACTATGCCATTATTGCTTTAGATACAGAATATACTCAAAATGATATTTACCAGGATTTAGAGCAGGTATTTTACAGAGCCAAAATTATGTACGCTGCAGGTGTTCTGTGCCTGTTTATTGGCCTTGCAGGATGTCTTATTACATTGTATCAGATTATTCATTCTATAACCGGAAGAACATTGTATTATCTGGATAAGATCACTTTTGAAAACAGTCTGATTTTATGTGCTATCTGTACAGTTCTGGCTCTTTATGTAGGCGACAAGGTAATCTGCAAGCTGCTTCACACCTTGTTCAGTATACCTCATTGGAACTACATTGATATGGCGGTACAGACCAGTATTATTTATGTATTCTGTTTGATAGAAGGTTTAAGTATTATCCGCCGCTACAAAGCACATACTCTTTGGTCTAACAGTATGTTCCGCAGCTTCCGGAAAATAGCTTCCCTATATTTTCTCCGAAAGAAATTTACAATTCGCCTGGCAGTTATTTATTCCTTATTTCTGCTGACAAATCTGCTGTTGTTTGGCGGAATATTTATAGCTGCCATTACCAGCGAAGGAGCCTTGGGCATGTCCCTTTCCGCTGTCCTGGGAATTCTTCTGTTTCTTTTGGACTTTTGGGCGTTCCACAATCTGTTTCACAGCTGCTGGGAGCATGACAAAATTAATGAAGCGATTATAGGAATTGCAGACGGCAATACGTCTTATCAAATTGATTTAGAGCTATTTACAGGTAAAGAGAAAGTTCTGGCGCAGAGAATCAATAATATTGGAATGGGACTTGAGTCAGCTCTTAACGAACAGGTGAAAAGCGAGCGCCTAAAAGCAGATTTGATTACGAATGTTTCCCATGACATAAAAACGCCTTTAACCTCAATTATTAACTATGTAGATCTAATTAAACGTGAAAAAATTCAGGATCCTAAAATTCAGAGCTACTTAGATATTTTGGAGCAGAAGTCACAAAGGCTGAAAAATCTGACAGAGGATCTGGTGGAGGCCTCTAAGGCCAGCTCCGGAAATCTGAAGCTGGAAATTTCAGATATTGACTTAGTTCAGCTTGTGCAGCAAACCAATGGGGAATTTGAAGAGAAATTTGATTCCCACCACCTGGAGCTTGTAACTAAAATACCAGAAACATCTATTATTATTGAAGCAGACGGCAGACGGCTGTGGAGGGTTCTGGAAAACCTGTACAACAATACCTTTAAATACGCCATGGAAAACAGCAGAGTTTATGTGGACATTGAAACTTCCTCAGATAATTCCCAGGTATTCTTTACCATAAAAAATGTTTCTGCAAGCCCATTAAATATTAGCCCTGATGAATTGACGGAACGTTTTGTGCGGGGAGATGTAGCCAGAACTACTGAAGGCAGCGGTCTTGGCCTGTCTATTGCCCAAAGCCTGACTCAGCTGCAGGGCGGTACATTTGAAATTATTATAGATGGGGATTTATTTAAGGTTCATATTTCTTTTCCTATTAAACATGAATCTGATAAAGCAGAACATCAGGAAATATAA
- the ttdB gene encoding L(+)-tartrate dehydratase subunit beta, whose translation MEKKVLTTPVKAEDLEGIRAGDVVYLTGTLVTCRDVAHRRLIEKGRQLPVDVKEKAIIHAGPIVRPVGNSEERFEMVSIGPTTSMRMEKFEKEFIRQTGVRVIVGKGGMGDGTVEGCQEFKAIHCVFPAGCAVVAAACVEEIEDAQWKELGMPETLWKCRVKEFGPLIVSIDTYGNNLFEQNKKIFNERKNRETEQICREVKFIK comes from the coding sequence ATGGAGAAGAAAGTTTTAACTACGCCGGTGAAGGCTGAGGACCTAGAGGGAATTAGGGCAGGTGATGTGGTGTATTTGACAGGTACCCTGGTAACCTGTAGGGATGTGGCTCACAGGAGGCTTATAGAGAAAGGGCGGCAGCTTCCTGTGGATGTGAAAGAAAAAGCAATTATTCATGCGGGACCTATTGTAAGACCTGTTGGGAATAGTGAGGAGCGCTTTGAAATGGTGTCCATAGGCCCCACCACTAGTATGCGGATGGAAAAATTCGAGAAAGAATTTATTCGACAGACTGGTGTGCGGGTAATTGTAGGAAAGGGAGGTATGGGCGACGGCACCGTAGAAGGGTGTCAGGAATTTAAAGCTATTCATTGTGTTTTTCCGGCCGGCTGTGCTGTGGTGGCGGCTGCTTGTGTAGAAGAAATCGAGGATGCCCAATGGAAGGAGCTTGGTATGCCGGAAACTCTGTGGAAATGCAGGGTAAAGGAGTTTGGTCCACTAATTGTTTCTATTGACACTTATGGAAATAATTTGTTTGAGCAGAACAAAAAAATATTCAATGAGAGAAAAAATAGGGAGACGGAACAAATCTGTAGAGAAGTAAAATTTATCAAGTGA
- the ttdA gene encoding L(+)-tartrate dehydratase subunit alpha, with protein sequence MDRENLIEKMTDVMARFVAYTGKVLPDDVREKLRELANQETAPLTKHIYATMEENQRLAAELNRPSCQDTGVLQFFVKCGTEFPLIRELESLLKEAVIRATVQAPLRHNSVETFDEYNTGNNVGKGIPTVFWEIIPNSGRCEIDTYMAGGGCSLPGRAMVLMPGAGYEGVVEFVMDVMTSYGINACPPLLVGVGVATSVETAALLSKKALMRPLGSHNLNERAEKLEQLLEAGINAIGLGPQGLSGSASVLGVHVENAARHPSVIGVAVNVGCWSHRRGHIEFDQDLNYQITSHKEVKL encoded by the coding sequence ATGGATCGAGAGAATTTGATAGAAAAAATGACGGATGTAATGGCGCGGTTTGTGGCTTACACCGGTAAAGTACTGCCAGATGATGTGCGGGAAAAATTGAGAGAGTTGGCAAACCAGGAAACGGCGCCACTAACAAAGCATATTTATGCTACAATGGAGGAAAATCAAAGACTGGCGGCTGAACTGAATCGTCCTAGTTGTCAGGATACCGGTGTTCTGCAGTTTTTTGTTAAGTGCGGCACGGAATTTCCTCTGATAAGAGAATTAGAGTCTCTTTTGAAAGAAGCAGTAATCCGCGCGACAGTACAAGCCCCTTTGCGCCACAATAGTGTAGAGACTTTTGATGAGTACAATACAGGAAACAATGTGGGAAAGGGCATACCTACGGTGTTTTGGGAGATCATACCGAACAGCGGTCGGTGTGAAATTGACACTTATATGGCCGGTGGCGGATGCAGCCTTCCGGGGCGGGCTATGGTGCTGATGCCTGGAGCAGGCTATGAAGGAGTGGTAGAATTTGTAATGGATGTGATGACCAGCTATGGAATTAATGCATGTCCGCCGCTTCTGGTAGGTGTGGGAGTAGCTACCTCTGTAGAGACAGCTGCGCTGCTTTCAAAAAAAGCTTTGATGCGCCCTCTGGGCAGCCACAATCTTAATGAGCGTGCAGAAAAACTAGAACAGCTTTTGGAGGCAGGGATCAATGCTATTGGCCTTGGTCCGCAAGGATTATCAGGAAGTGCTTCAGTGTTAGGCGTCCATGTGGAAAATGCAGCGCGGCATCCCTCTGTAATTGGTGTAGCAGTGAATGTAGGCTGCTGGTCTCACAGAAGAGGACACATTGAATTTGATCAAGACCTAAATTACCAGATTACCTCACATAAGGAGGTGAAATTGTAA
- a CDS encoding mandelate racemase/muconate lactonizing enzyme family protein translates to MKITKIEPILAGTRYLFVKVHTDQGLVGLGECGAWCYQEATAAVLKQMEHHLLGLDPLRIEYIWDGLTRCFHFRGSVVMAAISGIDIALWDLKGKYFGVPCYELLGGQVREKARIYVNIKGKTPEAMADKAEKLAAQGFGAIRYSIGHPENENGRCGENFSAVVNRMESTFAAIRESVGWDVDVAVECHRGLKPAEAIEAGRVLEKYRPYFYEDPIPDNLLALAQVIEQCHVPVATGERFINPVEFEELLEGTSVRYIRPDMCVAGGLTAGKKIAAQAEARAVYLIPHNPLGPVSTAACLQLNACIPNFEIQEYPMVNGECPLNREMKRAFEIENGYIKIPTGPGLGIELIDDIDCVFPFTGRYGKFWMHEDGSIVDR, encoded by the coding sequence ATGAAAATAACAAAAATAGAACCGATCCTGGCAGGGACTAGGTATCTGTTTGTGAAGGTTCATACAGACCAGGGCCTGGTGGGACTGGGCGAGTGTGGCGCGTGGTGTTATCAGGAAGCAACGGCAGCAGTATTAAAACAGATGGAGCATCATTTGCTGGGGTTGGACCCGCTGAGGATAGAATATATCTGGGATGGACTTACCAGATGCTTTCATTTCCGAGGGTCTGTGGTTATGGCGGCGATCTCGGGTATTGATATTGCATTGTGGGATTTGAAGGGAAAATATTTCGGTGTACCTTGTTATGAACTTTTAGGCGGACAAGTGCGAGAGAAAGCCCGTATTTATGTAAATATAAAGGGGAAAACACCAGAGGCTATGGCGGATAAAGCTGAGAAATTGGCGGCCCAGGGATTTGGAGCTATCCGTTACTCTATTGGACATCCAGAAAATGAAAATGGGCGTTGTGGGGAGAATTTTTCTGCTGTAGTCAATCGAATGGAGAGTACCTTTGCAGCAATTCGGGAAAGTGTGGGCTGGGATGTAGATGTGGCTGTGGAATGTCATCGCGGCTTGAAGCCTGCAGAGGCTATTGAGGCCGGCCGGGTGTTGGAAAAATACAGGCCTTATTTTTATGAGGACCCAATACCGGACAACCTGTTGGCACTGGCGCAAGTTATTGAACAGTGCCATGTGCCAGTGGCGACGGGAGAACGATTTATTAACCCTGTAGAGTTTGAGGAACTACTGGAAGGTACATCTGTGCGCTATATTCGACCAGACATGTGTGTTGCCGGTGGGCTGACTGCAGGAAAAAAAATTGCGGCTCAAGCGGAGGCTAGAGCGGTGTATCTTATTCCTCACAATCCTTTGGGACCTGTTTCTACAGCAGCATGTCTGCAATTAAATGCTTGTATTCCAAATTTTGAAATTCAGGAATATCCAATGGTGAATGGAGAGTGCCCGCTGAATAGGGAGATGAAAAGGGCATTTGAAATTGAGAATGGTTATATAAAGATCCCCACCGGGCCGGGGCTAGGAATAGAGTTAATCGACGATATTGACTGTGTGTTTCCTTTTACTGGTCGATACGGAAAGTTTTGGATGCATGAGGATGGATCAATTGTAGATAGATAG
- a CDS encoding SLC13 family permease gives MSSITVCIVIFVLSMISFGLNKLPMAVTSLATMILLIITRCIDSGEALAGFGNTNNIVIVGMFVIAAGLNRTSFVDRMSAGIIRVSGGSFKRAYLGYLIVAFLLTNFLNSPLTVFAIVFPMCYAMSETFGVSPSKTMFPLCVISVVCCCALPLSAAVTDAGMFNGYLEAYGVTEYALTPMDFCIARLPISILTMVWAYTYGLKNAPEQPVMPIQVSSQKKEDKKPLKPFAEAAGIAIFFGSILLMITSSFHGIPTWEIAFAGAVLTVICGVLTEQEAVKAIPVSVSFIYVGSLAMAGALTNTGAGDIVGNWLAGTMAGTHNGYLLGGAFFLVAFLFTQLMLNKAVYGIFIPIAILTCQAMGANPIGPILLTFSGSMSSILTPMATPAVPMAMGAGGYDQLSLLKQGWIISIILIIGYIGYVMTVFPAF, from the coding sequence ATGAGTTCTATTACTGTCTGTATCGTGATTTTCGTGTTGTCTATGATTAGTTTTGGGTTGAATAAGCTGCCCATGGCGGTGACATCCTTGGCAACGATGATCCTTCTAATCATCACCAGGTGTATTGACTCTGGGGAGGCATTAGCGGGGTTTGGAAATACCAACAATATAGTGATTGTCGGAATGTTTGTAATCGCTGCGGGGCTGAATCGAACTAGCTTTGTTGACCGAATGTCAGCTGGGATTATCCGGGTTTCCGGCGGTTCCTTCAAGCGTGCATACCTTGGCTATCTGATTGTGGCATTTTTGCTGACAAACTTTCTAAATAGCCCGCTGACTGTATTCGCTATCGTATTTCCTATGTGTTATGCTATGAGTGAAACCTTCGGGGTCAGCCCATCCAAAACTATGTTTCCTCTGTGTGTAATCAGCGTGGTGTGCTGCTGTGCATTGCCCCTGAGTGCAGCAGTGACGGATGCAGGGATGTTCAATGGTTATCTGGAGGCCTATGGAGTCACGGAATATGCATTAACACCTATGGATTTTTGTATAGCGAGGTTGCCAATCTCCATTTTAACTATGGTTTGGGCGTACACCTATGGTTTGAAAAACGCGCCTGAGCAGCCTGTGATGCCAATTCAAGTATCTAGTCAGAAAAAGGAGGATAAAAAGCCGCTTAAACCATTTGCAGAGGCAGCAGGAATTGCTATCTTTTTTGGAAGTATTCTGCTAATGATTACCAGTAGTTTTCATGGAATTCCCACATGGGAGATCGCCTTTGCTGGAGCGGTATTAACAGTCATCTGTGGAGTATTGACAGAACAGGAAGCAGTTAAGGCTATACCGGTATCAGTATCTTTCATCTATGTGGGCTCGCTTGCCATGGCTGGCGCTCTGACCAATACGGGAGCCGGCGATATTGTAGGGAATTGGCTGGCTGGTACCATGGCCGGAACGCACAATGGTTATTTGCTAGGCGGGGCATTTTTTCTGGTAGCATTCTTATTTACGCAGTTGATGCTAAACAAGGCAGTTTATGGTATTTTCATTCCTATTGCTATCCTAACCTGTCAGGCAATGGGAGCTAACCCTATTGGGCCGATCCTTCTGACATTTTCCGGTTCTATGTCATCAATTTTAACACCTATGGCCACGCCAGCAGTGCCTATGGCCATGGGAGCAGGCGGATATGATCAGCTGTCTTTGCTGAAACAAGGATGGATAATCTCGATAATTCTGATTATAGGTTATATCGGTTATGTAATGACTGTATTTCCAGCATTTTAA
- a CDS encoding AraC family transcriptional regulator: MREFYYTYCQPEKHINISQYVYRIGSYHYNWLNEIELMVILNGEVEVCAGGSSWVLKPDDVILINSNTGHATLARKMDSIAMVIHVNPAFLKEYYPDIEYLTFQLVSGPETRQMTEFVKLRCYLAKAMLENGEFGPGGKLHFETCFYKVMDLICRAFPPERNRSAFFSLQQKKIKAIQEMTAFIDKNYKERITLDQLATEWGYNSSYVSQLFRTCLGINFYDYLTRIRLREAVKELTETDKRILDIAAENGFSDLKSFNLKFREMFGKKPTEYRNQVGEEHRKNDASFKKQFLREDDVLVVQRLKSYLEICEDGNWKYQPENIKNEAVTKQLEGKSDQVAKCLRRLVDEMDRVVADMEQLGK, encoded by the coding sequence ATGAGAGAATTTTATTATACTTACTGTCAGCCGGAAAAGCACATTAACATCAGCCAGTATGTATACCGTATTGGGTCTTATCATTACAACTGGCTTAATGAGATTGAGTTAATGGTGATTTTAAATGGGGAGGTAGAAGTCTGCGCAGGAGGCAGCAGTTGGGTACTGAAGCCAGACGACGTAATTCTAATCAACTCTAACACTGGACATGCTACTCTGGCTAGGAAGATGGACAGCATTGCCATGGTAATTCATGTGAACCCAGCTTTTTTGAAAGAATATTACCCCGATATTGAATATCTCACCTTTCAGTTAGTATCAGGACCTGAGACAAGGCAGATGACAGAGTTTGTAAAACTGCGCTGTTATTTGGCTAAGGCGATGCTGGAAAACGGAGAGTTTGGACCTGGGGGAAAACTGCATTTTGAAACTTGTTTTTACAAAGTGATGGATTTGATTTGCCGGGCATTTCCACCAGAGAGAAATCGGTCTGCATTTTTTAGTCTACAGCAGAAGAAAATTAAAGCTATTCAGGAAATGACAGCATTTATTGATAAGAATTATAAGGAGAGAATAACATTGGATCAATTGGCGACAGAATGGGGATATAACAGCAGTTATGTTTCCCAACTGTTCCGGACATGTTTGGGAATAAATTTTTATGATTATCTGACCAGAATCCGTCTTAGAGAGGCTGTGAAAGAATTGACGGAGACGGATAAAAGAATTTTAGACATTGCAGCGGAAAACGGATTCTCCGACTTAAAATCTTTTAATTTAAAATTTCGAGAGATGTTTGGGAAAAAACCGACAGAATACAGAAATCAAGTGGGGGAGGAGCATCGAAAAAATGATGCCAGCTTTAAAAAGCAGTTTTTAAGGGAGGATGACGTACTAGTGGTCCAAAGGCTGAAAAGTTATTTGGAGATATGTGAAGATGGTAATTGGAAATATCAACCTGAAAATATTAAAAACGAGGCTGTAACTAAACAGCTGGAAGGTAAGTCCGACCAGGTGGCTAAATGTTTGAGAAGACTTGTAGATGAGATGGACAGAGTTGTCGCTGATATGGAGCAGTTGGGAAAATAG
- a CDS encoding C40 family peptidase, translating into MNINLPIRMCLLVGTLAAVCLTGCQNSVNSNDPIVVTAAPEPETKPELAIVQMTPDGPLFPDNKAIEAGEPIPDYIRKGVEHPVVASLQQRLMDLGFMDNDEPTEYYGDMTVAAVKHFQRQNGLPQDGIVGQNTLNAIMSPDAKYYAVSKGVEGDDIERIQGRLYELGYLATPDLVTGNFGDMTEAAVIKLQQVNGLEQDGKVGQKTVNLLYSDEIKPNMLTYGEKSDVVLACQERLKLLGYMTSEPDGAYGDDTTIAVKQFQARNDLVVDGYLGPSTRIALNSSAAVPNGISLGDQGDAVRRVQELLNKYGYLVAGNITSYYGEVTENAVKEFQRQNGLSADGSVGAMTMNKLTGSNVKKAPAKSSQKKESSGGNNNKNNNNNNSNKGSTSGGGSVIHNSGGVSSLISVAQSKIGCPYVWGAKGANSFDCSGFVYWCLNQVGVRQSYLTSSGWRNVGKYQKITSFGSLQAGDIIVVKGHVGIVAGGGQVIDASSSHGRVVQRSLSSWWANNFICGWRIFG; encoded by the coding sequence ATGAATATAAATCTTCCTATAAGAATGTGCCTGCTTGTGGGCACACTGGCGGCTGTATGCCTGACGGGGTGCCAAAACTCTGTAAATTCCAACGATCCTATTGTAGTAACAGCAGCTCCGGAACCAGAAACAAAGCCGGAGCTTGCTATTGTTCAAATGACTCCGGACGGACCATTATTTCCTGACAACAAAGCGATTGAAGCTGGCGAGCCTATTCCTGACTACATACGTAAGGGCGTGGAGCACCCGGTAGTGGCTTCCCTGCAGCAGCGTCTTATGGACTTAGGTTTTATGGATAACGACGAGCCTACAGAATATTACGGGGATATGACGGTAGCTGCTGTAAAGCATTTTCAGCGTCAGAATGGGCTTCCCCAGGACGGTATTGTGGGACAGAATACATTAAATGCAATTATGTCTCCTGATGCCAAGTATTATGCAGTGTCTAAAGGTGTTGAGGGAGACGATATTGAAAGGATTCAGGGACGTCTTTACGAGCTGGGATATTTGGCTACGCCTGATTTAGTAACAGGAAACTTTGGAGACATGACAGAAGCCGCTGTAATTAAGCTTCAGCAGGTAAATGGTCTGGAGCAGGATGGAAAGGTGGGACAGAAAACTGTTAACCTTCTTTACAGCGATGAAATTAAGCCAAATATGCTTACATATGGAGAGAAAAGCGACGTAGTTTTGGCCTGCCAGGAAAGGCTGAAGCTTTTAGGATACATGACTTCTGAGCCAGACGGAGCATACGGAGATGATACAACCATAGCAGTAAAACAGTTTCAGGCCAGAAACGACCTGGTTGTAGACGGTTATTTGGGCCCGTCTACACGAATCGCTTTAAACAGCTCTGCTGCAGTGCCTAACGGAATAAGCCTTGGAGATCAAGGTGATGCAGTGCGGAGAGTTCAGGAGCTTCTAAATAAATATGGTTATCTGGTGGCAGGGAATATTACCAGCTACTACGGGGAAGTAACAGAAAATGCAGTAAAAGAATTCCAGCGTCAGAACGGACTTTCAGCGGACGGCTCTGTAGGGGCCATGACCATGAATAAGCTGACAGGCAGCAATGTAAAGAAGGCGCCGGCTAAATCGTCTCAAAAGAAAGAATCATCTGGCGGCAATAATAATAAAAATAACAATAACAATAACAGCAACAAGGGAAGTACCTCGGGAGGCGGCTCTGTAATTCACAACAGCGGAGGCGTAAGTTCCCTGATTTCCGTAGCTCAGTCCAAGATCGGATGCCCATATGTATGGGGGGCTAAGGGAGCAAATTCCTTTGACTGCTCCGGCTTTGTATATTGGTGTTTAAATCAGGTAGGAGTCAGACAAAGCTACTTAACCTCTTCTGGTTGGAGAAATGTAGGTAAATACCAAAAGATTACCAGCTTTGGAAGCCTGCAGGCAGGAGATATTATTGTAGTTAAAGGTCATGTAGGCATTGTGGCCGGAGGCGGTCAGGTAATCGATGCCTCATCCAGCCATGGCCGTGTTGTACAAAGATCTTTAAGCTCCTGGTGGGCAAACAACTTTATATGCGGTTGGAGAATTTTCGGTTAA
- the trxA gene encoding thioredoxin translates to MAAVFNSSNFDSEVLQSQVPVLVDFYADWCGPCKMMGPVIEELAAEYEGRAKVGKLNVDESGDIAERYGVMSIPTLLVISKGQVTGKYVGVQSKSMLAAEIEKNF, encoded by the coding sequence ATGGCAGCAGTATTTAACAGCAGTAATTTTGACAGTGAAGTATTACAGTCTCAGGTTCCTGTATTAGTGGATTTTTATGCAGACTGGTGCGGTCCCTGCAAAATGATGGGACCAGTTATAGAAGAATTAGCGGCGGAGTATGAGGGAAGAGCCAAGGTAGGCAAGCTGAATGTAGACGAAAGCGGTGATATTGCCGAAAGATATGGAGTTATGAGCATTCCTACTTTGCTTGTTATCAGCAAAGGCCAGGTGACAGGCAAATATGTAGGTGTTCAGAGCAAAAGCATGTTGGCAGCTGAGATTGAAAAGAATTTCTAA
- the trmB gene encoding tRNA (guanosine(46)-N7)-methyltransferase TrmB: protein MRLRHIKGAEEEILNSPYVIQQPEAKKGRWNEVFGNNHPIKIEVGMGKGKFIMELAQRNPHINYIGIERYSSVLLRGLQKRGELELSNIFFMCVDAKELGNIFEKGEVSGIYLNFSDPWPKDRHAKRRLTSREFMNVYDQILDDNGKVEFKTDNRPLFDYSMESIPEAGWKIEMHTYDLHHSDYVQGNVMTEYEEKFVAKGNPICKLIAFRQKS from the coding sequence ATGAGACTGCGCCACATAAAAGGGGCAGAAGAGGAGATTTTAAATAGTCCTTATGTCATACAGCAGCCGGAGGCTAAAAAAGGAAGATGGAACGAGGTTTTTGGAAACAATCATCCGATAAAAATTGAAGTAGGCATGGGCAAAGGAAAGTTTATTATGGAGCTGGCTCAAAGAAATCCCCATATTAATTATATAGGAATAGAAAGGTATTCCAGCGTTCTTTTAAGGGGACTTCAGAAAAGAGGAGAGCTGGAGCTTTCTAATATATTTTTTATGTGCGTGGATGCAAAGGAACTGGGAAATATTTTTGAAAAAGGAGAGGTGTCTGGAATTTACCTGAATTTTTCAGATCCATGGCCTAAGGACCGCCACGCGAAAAGACGTTTAACCTCCCGAGAATTTATGAACGTTTATGACCAGATATTAGATGACAACGGCAAAGTGGAATTTAAAACGGACAACAGGCCTTTATTTGATTATTCTATGGAGTCAATTCCTGAGGCAGGGTGGAAGATTGAGATGCATACATACGATCTTCATCACAGTGATTATGTCCAGGGAAATGTAATGACAGAATACGAGGAAAAGTTTGTGGCCAAGGGAAACCCTATCTGCAAATTAATTGCATTTCGCCAAAAATCATAG